A genome region from Conger conger chromosome 16, fConCon1.1, whole genome shotgun sequence includes the following:
- the thoc6 gene encoding THO complex subunit 6 homolog, with translation MGPVELLHMSVFSQSFSHCGRFLAAGNNYGEIAVFSMSSALSPEATNISQKPILTFTAHEGPVFSLLSTDTHLLSAGNGEISAWSWAELTKRNTKSIWTRRPQYKSSLEIPEINAMIINPRDNSLVVGGGDNNIHVMDLESGVFKSVLQGHSDYIHCLSIREREGEILSGGEDGAVRIWDSRTGQTVHCIEVYKYEDCARPQYGKWISCLTTDSEWMLCGGGPALSLWHLRTLSPTSVFPLSGCQRQAAFYQDLILSVGEGNFVSHCLMGGEVKSLIPCTPPSLNTLTINTNSTEHRVLTVGGSSDQIDVFTNLSYRAFSLSF, from the exons ATGGGTCCAGTTGAA CTTCTTCACATGTCCGTGTTCTCCCAGAGCTTCTCTCACTGTGGCCGCTTCTTAGCGGCAGGGAACAATTATGGGGAGATCGCTGTGTTCAG TATGTCCTCTGCACTCAGTCCAGAGGCAACCAATATCAGCCAAAAACCCATCTTAACCTTCACTG CACACGAGGGTCCTGTGTTCTCCCTCCTGTCTACGGACACCCACCTCCTGAGCGCGGGGAATGGAGAGATCAGTGCTTGGAGCTGGGCAGAGCTGACCAAGAGG AACACTAAATCTATTTGGACAAGAAGACCACAGTACAA ATCCAGTCTTGAGATTCCAGAGATAAATGCGATGATCATTAATCCAAGA GACAACAGTTTGGTTGTAGGCGGGGGAGACAACAACATTCACGTCATGGACCTGGAGAGCGGAGTCTTTAAG TCGGTGTTACAGGGTCATAGTGACTACATCCACTGCCTCAGCATCagagagcgggagggggagATCCTCTCTGGCGGTGAGGATGGAGCCGTCCGGATATGGG ACTCCAGAACCGGACAAACTGTGCACTGCATAGAGGTCTATAAGTATGAG GACTGCGCAAGGCCTCAGTATGGGAAGTGGATCAGCTGTCTCACCACCGATTCAGAGTGGATG CTGTGTGGAGGGGGCCCGGCCCTGTCGCTATGGCACCTGCGCACCCTCTCGCCCACTTCCGTGTTCCCGCTTTCTGGCTGTCAGCGACAAGCAGCTTTCTACCAGGACCTG ATCTTGTCAGTTGGAGAGGGGAACTTTGTGTCTCACTGTCTCATGGGTGGGGAGGTGAAGTCTCTAATTCCATGCACACCGCCATCACTCAATACGCTGACTATCAACACCAACAGTACTGAGCACAGG GTGCTGACAGTGGGGGGCAGCAGCGACCAGATAGACGTTTTCACCAATCTGTCTTACAGAGcattctccctttctttctaa